In Mesorhizobium sp. M9A.F.Ca.ET.002.03.1.2, the DNA window CACGCCAAGCGGCGAAGGTCCCGGATCATCGTTGAACCATTTCACGAGCACAGTCTTCGCGTGGCTGTCATCGACGAGACGGACGGCGTCCAGAGAATACCTGGGTAAAGTCGAAAGCATTTATTGCCGAGCGGATCTCCTCGCTCAAAGGGACGGTTGCATTCTCGACCAACTCCCCGGCTATGTCGGTGGCCCACCGATCGAGGAAGGCCTGCCTGAAGCGTTCCGGATGTGCAATGAAGGCCTGAACGTTGCGCACAACCCCTCGAGGGGCGACGAACGTATAGGAGCGCGGCAGCGTGTACTCACCCTTCGCTGCGTGCATGAAGATTTTGCCCAGCTCAACAAACGCCGCCTTTTCCGATAGACGGGCACCGAGTTGCTTGCACTGGAAGTTGTCCCAAGGGCCTTCATGCCGCTGATCTGTGACGTAAGCCACGACATCGCGTCCCATATCGCCGGTGCCGGACCAACGCTCGTGTGAGTTGTAGTCCTTCGTACGGTTCGCAAGCCAATCGTTGACAAAGGCTTCGAGACGTTCGTTGGGCAATGCGGTGAGCTGGACGGCGTAGTTTGGGCGCAAGATATCGCTCTAGGTTCGAAACGGCGGAGCAAGGTTCGCCGTTCCTTGTTCAATTGACAAGCCAGCGCACAATACATGCCCGATAAAAATCCAATGGGCATCATTTGCCAGTCCGGTCAAAGCTTATTCGCAAGAGGTCAAAGTTACATCAACAAGCAAACAAATCAGGCTGGCATTCATCGGGTTTGTCACGTACCCACCCGGCCCGCAGACGGGAATATTCCTCATCGAAACGCTCGCGCTCGAAGAACCAGATGCGCATCAGCGGATAGATGCGCTCATCGTATAAGGGGCCAACACGTACAACAAGTCGCTGTGCCTTCCCTCCCGGTTGATCAGTGCGCCATCGGTGGCGATGTCGAGGTGAAGCCTATCCGTCCGCGACCTGTGGCGAGCAGGGACCGGATCAGGGGGTTGGTGCTCTTGCCCGGATCCGCGATCAGGCCGGCGCAGTCGTAGACCCGTCCGGCCCGAATCTCCTCAAGCGCGGCCATCAGGACGCAGCTGGCACCGCCGCCGATGATTCGCAAGGGACCTGATCGGAGCCGTGCCGGCAGTCGGGTCCCGATACGCGGAAATGGCGGCTGTCATGATCGCGCGGGTCTCCCTGGCGGCCCCACAAACTATTATGTGTTGGCGTAACGCTTTGAGGTTGAATGCCCGATGCGAAGGTAGCTCAGGCGGTCGCCTTTTGCGGCCAGCTGAACGTATTTTCCGGGCGCGGCAAACCGAAATGGTCCCTCAGCGTTGGCCCGTCATAGTCGTGCCGGAAAAGTCCGCGCTTGCGCAAGAGCGGCACCACTTCCTCGGCGAATATGTCGAACCCGCCCTGCAGATACGGCGGCATGATATTGAAGCCGTCCGCGGCGCCATTGTCGAACCATTCCTGGATCTTGTCGGCGATCTGTTCAGGCGTCCCGGCCTGGACCCAATGGCCGCGCGCCCCGGCGAGGCGGTGGAGCAACTGGCGGATTGTTGGATTCTCGCGCTCGATGATGTCGAGTACGACGTGGAAGCGGCTGCTCGCACCGCGCTCGCCCTCGACGCGGATAAGCTCGCGCGGAAATGGCCCGTCCAGATCGTAGCTGGAAAGGTCGGCGTCTACGATGCGGCGTAGCTGGTGAAGGGAATATTCCGGCTGCGTCAGCTCATTGAAGTCGTCATGCAGCGCGCGGGCTTCCGCCTCGGTTGAACCGATGAAGGGGCTGATGCCGGGCAAGACCTTGACGTGGTCAGGGTTGCGGCCAACCGACTTCACGCGCGCTTTGATGTCAGAATAAAATTCCTGCGCGTTGCCGAGTGTCTGATGTGCTGTAAATATCGCCTCGGCATAGCGGCTCGCGAATGACCGTCCGTCTTCGGACGAACCTGCCTGGACGTAGACCGGACGCCCCTGCGGCGAGCGCGGAAGCGTGAGCGGTCCCTTCACCCGATGGTATTTGCCGATGTGGTTGATTGGGTGGATCTTGTCGGTGTCGGCAAAGATTCCGGACTCCCTGTCCGAGACGAGCGCGTCGTCCTCCCAACTGTCCCAGAGCTTCGTCACCACATCAACGAACTCGCCGGCGCGCTCGTAACGATCGGCGTGGGTTGGATGTCGGTCAAAGCCGAAATTCAAAGCTGCGGACGCATCGCCCGTCGTGACGATGTTCCAGCCGGCGCGCCCGCCGCTCAAATGATCGAAAGAAGCAAACAGCCGGGCCAGGTTGTAGGGTTCGTTGTAGGTGGTCGAAGCCGTGGCGATGAAGCCGATGCGTTCCGTCACAGCAGCGAGAGCCGAAATCCATGTCAGCGGCTCCAGTCTGAAGCGGCTTGCGTAGCGAATGTTGTCGGCAAGCGCGGGCCCATCGGCAAAGAACAGCGCGTCGAATTTGCTCGCCTCGGCCTTTTTCGCCAGTTCCTGATAATAGGAGATATCCAGCACTCTCTCAGGGGCGGAATCCTTGTAGCGCCAGCCGGCTTCATGATGGCCGCCAGGATAGATGAAAAGGTTGAGATTCAATTGTCGTTTTTCGGCGGGCATAGTTCGTCCTCCTGGGTGGTGATGCTGAGCGACAGATCTTGGGGGGCCGTTCAGACGGGCAACACAGGCTTTGTCTCGATACCGAGATGACGCAGAAGTTCGGAGCGGATCTCGCCGAACCGGCGATCGCCATGTTCGCGTGGGGTGGGAACATTGATTGCGATGTCGGCGACGATCGCGCCCTTGTCGAGCACCAAAACACGGTCCGCCAGCGTCACGGCTTCGTCCACGTCATGGGTGACCAGCAAAACGGCCGGCTGGTGACGGGCGCAGAGCTGGCGCAGCAGATCGTGCATGCGCAGGCGGGTCAGCGCGTCGAGCGCGCCGAACGGCTCGTCCGCCAGCAGCAGCTCAGGATCACGAACCAGCGAGCGCGCCAATGCCACCCGCTGCTGCTCGCCACCAGAGAGTTCAACTGGCCATGCGTTCTGGCGGCCGCTCAGGCCAACCTCTTCGAGAGCTACCCGTCTGCATTCGGCGGCGTCCGGCAGGTCGAGGCCAAGAACCACATTCTCCAGCACTCGTTTCCAGGGCAATAGTCGGGCATCCTGGAACACCACCGATTTCTTGTCGGGTGTTTCGAGCCGGCCGGAGCCGGAGACTTTGTCGTCGAGATCGGCGAGAGCGCGCAACAATGTACTCTTGCCCGACCCGCTACGGCCGAGAAGGGCGACGAACTCCCCCTTCTCGATGTCGAGGCTGAGGCCGTCGAGGATGGTTCGCGGCCCGAAACTTCTCACAAGGCTTTCGACCCGCACAACGGGCGCGCCGCTCAATCCGCCAAGGTGCGACGCCATGACAGCGACCTTTCCTGGAAGAAGCGGACGATGCCGTCGGAGACGAGCCCGAGCAATGCGTAGACGACGAGGCCGACGATGATGATGTCGGTCTGGCCGTAGTTGCGCGCGAGATCGATCATGTAGCCGATGCCGCTGGTGGCATTGACCTGTTCGACCACCACCAGAGACAGCCAGGCATAGGTCACCGCAAAGCGCAGGCCAAGGAAGAACCCTGGAAGGGCGCCGGGCAGGATGACCTCGCGGATGAATTCGCCGTAGCCCATTCGCAAGGTCTGGGCCAGTTCGACAAAACGGCTGTCTATGCTGCGCAAGCTGCTGTGGGTCTGGATATAGATCGGGATCAGGACAGCCAGCGCGATGGCCGTTACTTTCATGCCCTCGCCGATGCCGAACCACAGCATCAGCAGCGGGATCAGAGCGAGCGTCGGTATCGCCCGCTTGATCTGAACGGGGCCGTCGATAATGGCCTCGCCAAGCCGCGACAAACCTGAAATGAGAGCAAGGACGGTCCCGATCAGGACTCCGAACACCAGCCCCTGTGCCGCCCGCCAGGCAGACGTCATCAAATGATGCTGAAGCTTCTCTTCGGCGATGAGATCGATGGCGGTGCTGACAACCGACCAAGGCGCCGGCAGCGTTCTTGGATCGATCAGGCCGGCGATACTGCCGATGGACCAGATCACAAGAAGAAGTGCGGGCCCGATCAGCGCGCCAAACGGGATCGTTCGCCCAAGTGCGAGTCGCCTCGTCTCGGTCTTGCGGGGCTCGGCCGCAGGCGAAATCAGCCCCCTTTCATCCGTTGCGTAGGGAATGTTGGGTGCAACCGCAGCGGTGTTCGAGAATGCGTTCATCGGTGTCGTGTCCG includes these proteins:
- a CDS encoding LLM class flavin-dependent oxidoreductase, which encodes MPAEKRQLNLNLFIYPGGHHEAGWRYKDSAPERVLDISYYQELAKKAEASKFDALFFADGPALADNIRYASRFRLEPLTWISALAAVTERIGFIATASTTYNEPYNLARLFASFDHLSGGRAGWNIVTTGDASAALNFGFDRHPTHADRYERAGEFVDVVTKLWDSWEDDALVSDRESGIFADTDKIHPINHIGKYHRVKGPLTLPRSPQGRPVYVQAGSSEDGRSFASRYAEAIFTAHQTLGNAQEFYSDIKARVKSVGRNPDHVKVLPGISPFIGSTEAEARALHDDFNELTQPEYSLHQLRRIVDADLSSYDLDGPFPRELIRVEGERGASSRFHVVLDIIERENPTIRQLLHRLAGARGHWVQAGTPEQIADKIQEWFDNGAADGFNIMPPYLQGGFDIFAEEVVPLLRKRGLFRHDYDGPTLRDHFGLPRPENTFSWPQKATA
- a CDS encoding ABC transporter ATP-binding protein, with the protein product MASHLGGLSGAPVVRVESLVRSFGPRTILDGLSLDIEKGEFVALLGRSGSGKSTLLRALADLDDKVSGSGRLETPDKKSVVFQDARLLPWKRVLENVVLGLDLPDAAECRRVALEEVGLSGRQNAWPVELSGGEQQRVALARSLVRDPELLLADEPFGALDALTRLRMHDLLRQLCARHQPAVLLVTHDVDEAVTLADRVLVLDKGAIVADIAINVPTPREHGDRRFGEIRSELLRHLGIETKPVLPV
- a CDS encoding ABC transporter permease, with the translated sequence MNAFSNTAAVAPNIPYATDERGLISPAAEPRKTETRRLALGRTIPFGALIGPALLLVIWSIGSIAGLIDPRTLPAPWSVVSTAIDLIAEEKLQHHLMTSAWRAAQGLVFGVLIGTVLALISGLSRLGEAIIDGPVQIKRAIPTLALIPLLMLWFGIGEGMKVTAIALAVLIPIYIQTHSSLRSIDSRFVELAQTLRMGYGEFIREVILPGALPGFFLGLRFAVTYAWLSLVVVEQVNATSGIGYMIDLARNYGQTDIIIVGLVVYALLGLVSDGIVRFFQERSLSWRRTLAD